The Phycisphaerales bacterium AB-hyl4 DNA window CGTCCGAGGCAGACGAAAAACTGCGAGCCGGCGGAGTCGGGGTCGGCAGTGCGTGCCATCGAGAGCACGCCCTTTTCATGTTTGCGATCGTTGAACTCGGCGTTGACGGTCCAGCCGGGGCCGCCCGTGCCGTCGCCGCGCGGGCAGCCGCCCTGGATGACGAAGCCGGGGATGATGCGGTGGAAGGTCAGGTCGTCGTAGAAGCCGTCGTCGACGAGCTTGAGGAAGTTGTCGGCGTGGCCGGGGGCGACGTCGTTCCACAGTTCGAGCAACAGTGTGCCTTCGGACGTTTCCAGTTTGACGCGAGGGTAGTCGGGCATGTGAAATCCAGGGTCAGGAGTCAGGGAATCGTAGTCAGTTGGTGTTGTGCACGGCGACGTGCAGCTTGCGTGTGCGCGGGCCGTCAAATTCGCAGAACCAGATGCCTTGCCACGTGCCGAGCACGAGTTCGCCGTCGCGGACGAGGACGGTGACGCTTGAGCCCATCATGGAGGCTTTGACATGCGAGGCGGAGTTGCCTTCGCCGTGCCGGTAGAACGGTTGGGACCAGGGCACCATTTTATCGAGTTGAGCGAGCATGTCGTGGACGACGTCGGGGTCGGCGTTTTCGTTGATGGTGATGCCGGCGGTGGTGTGGGGCACGTAGGCGAGGGCCTGGCCGTCACGGACGCCGGCGTCGCGGACGGCCTCGCGGACGTGGTCGGTAACGTCGAGCATTTCGTCGCGTTGATGCGTTTTGACCGAATAGCTGCGCATGGCCGACATGATACGCGCTTGCGGCGGGGCTTGCAGGCGTCGGGACGTCACTTCTTATCGGCCGCGGCAGAGGGGCGGGAATTTATGCCGAAAATGCCGTCTGGGGTATTCAGTCGGGTCACGCCGTTGCCGATAGATGGGTGGATCGAGCGTTTCCTGCGTTCTTTGTGTTCCTTGAGGGAGGTACAACCATGTCGACGCCCCGTATCAGTGTGATCATTCCGTGTCGTGATGAGGTGGTTGGGCTTGAGCGAACGCTTTGCAGCGTGATCGATCAGGGCTATGAAAATATTGAATTGCTCGTCGCGGACGGCGGATCGGTCGACGGCAGCGTCGAGCTGATCGCGGAGTATGCGGAGCATATCGCGTGGTGGCATAGCGGGCCCGACACCGGCCCGGCCGACGGGGTGAACCTGGCGATGCGACACGCGACGGGCGAGATCGTCGGCATCCTCCACGCGGGCGACCTTTATCTGCCCGGCGCGCTGGAAGCCGTGATCGAACGCATGGTCGGCGAATCGCGCAGCGACTGGGTGGTGGGCCACGGTGTCCGTACCGATGGACAAGATGGCGAGCAGGGGCGATACGATGCGGTCGCGCCGGCGTCGCCGGTGTCGTTTCTCATGCATGACACGGGGCAGTTGCCGACGTCGGCAGTGTTCTATCGAAAGAGCCTGCTTGAGCGGCATGGCCCGTTCGACGTGCGGTTCCGCTTTGCCTGGAGCTATGAGATGCATGCCCGGCTGATCATCGCCAACCGTCGGCCGACGGTGGTGGGGCGATTGCTGGTGGCGCATCGCGAAGACGATCGCGACAACGACTCTATCAATCGCACACTGCGCCAGGGCATCGAGTACATCGAAGTGGCCGAGCGCTTTGGTGAGCATCTGCCAATCAAGCAGCAGTATGCCCTCTGGCGAAACACGGACGAACGTCGACGCATCTACGCGCTGGCGGAAGCGGAAATGAAATCGGGGCTGGCGAGGCGGCAATTGTGGCAGCGGCTGCTGCGTCGGCCGTGGTGGCTGGCGAGCCCGAGCTACCGCCGTATGTTGCTGCATGGCACGGACAGCCGCGATGACAAAGGCCACGATCACGACCAGACACGCCACGCGGCGTAATGCCATGAGGCTATTGAATCATTGAGTGCTCGGGTGGTTTGGTGAAGTGAAACGGGACGAGAAAGCACCTACTTTGTATAAAATCTCCGCCGCCCGTTGAAGAGCTTCGCCAAACCACCAGATCGCTCAAAATGTAAAGGTCACCTTCCCCAGCCGCGGGTGGGGCCGTCGCCGGGCAGGCCGGCGTTTTGCGGTGCACCGGCGAGGCGGGCGGTTGTGCCCATCGCGCGGAGTTGATCAAGCTGACGGGCGCCGATGCGGACGCTCATGGTGACGTCGTCGCCTTCATATCGGCGGTTAATCACACTTGCCCGATTTTCGAGAAAGTTGATCGCCTTGCCGTCGCCGGTGTGCATGGTGATGTCGAGTTGATCGAGCTGGCCGCGCACGGCTTCGCGTACGCGTTCGACGAGCTGGTCGAGGCCTCGGCCGGTCTTTGCGCTGATGGCGATGCTGTCATGGTGCTCGCTTTGAAACGCGTCGATGTCGGAGGCGTGTTCGATCGCGTCAATCTTGTTGAGTACGAGCAGACGCGGCTGCGCGTCAGCGCCGATTTCATCGAGCACTTCCATCACTGTCTCAAGTTGCTGCTTTGCGCGTGGGTGAGCCACGTCGAGCACGACCAGCAGCAGGTCGCTGTGCACAGCTTCTTCGAGGGTCGCGCGGAAACTGGCGACGAGGTGGTGGGGCAGGTCGCGGACGAAGCCGACCGTGTCCGAGAGCATGGCCGTGTCGCCGCCGCCGAGGTTCCACTTCCGCGTGCGTGTCGAGAGCGTGGCGAACAGCTTGTCGTCGGCGTAGGCTTCGCCTTCGGTCAGCGTGTTGAAGAGTGTGCTCTTGCCGGCGTTGGTATAGCCGACGAGGCCGACGGTGAAGTAGTCGAGGTTTCGCGCGGCGACTTCGCGTTCCTTACGGCCCTGGATCTGCGTGATTTCTTTTTTGAGTTCGCTCTTTTTTCGCTGCACGATGCGGCGGTCGATTTCGAGTTGCTGCTCGCCGGGGCCGCGCGTGCCGATGCCCGCCGGCGCACCGCCGACGATGCGTTCGAGGTGGGTCCACATCGCGCGGAGGCGCGGGTAGGTGTACTCAAGTTGAGCGAGCTCGACCTGAAGCTTGGCTTCGTGCGTGCGGGCGCGGGCGGCGAAGATGTCGAGGATCAGCTCGCTGCGGTCGAGCACTTTGCGTTCGACGATCTTCTCGATGTTGCCGATCTGCGAAGGCGAGAGGTCGTTGTCGAAGATGATGACGTCGGCCTTGAGTGCGCTGGCCATGTCGCGCAACGCTTCGACCTTGCCCTTGCCGACGAAGGTGCTGGCGTTGGGCTTTTGACGCTTTTGCATCAGCTCATCGACGACGACCGCGCCGGCGGTGTCGGCCAGGGATCGCAGCTCGCCGAGCGGGTCCTGCGGATCGCGGCCGTCGTCGGGCAGCAGGCCCGCGGCGAGGATCGCGCGTTCGCGCTGGACACTGAGTTGTTCACGGTTGATCTGTGTGGGCATGGTGGAACTTCGCGTATCGTGAATCGTCTCGTCAGTGTAGCGAGGGATGCGGCCTTTCGCGGCGCTTTGGTCCGGTTTTGGGGTAGACGGGTTAAAGCAGTTCGGTTAATGTTTGGGTTATGGATGAGGCGTTTGAGTATTGCGACGGCCTGCCGAACGGCCCGGTGCGTGGGCGCGGAGCGGGGCTGAATCCGGGCAACCGGTTTGAAGACGTTCGGCTACACGTCCTCGGCGAGCACCTGGACGCGGTGCTGGTGGAGCATGATGCACAGCGGCAGGTGACGACGCGCGTGCTGCGTGACCAATCGCGCACGCTGATCAACTACGTCGACCCGGCGAAGAGCCCGGACATTGGGTTTCGATGGACAATCAATCCATACCGGGGTTGTGAGCATGGCTGCATCTATTGTTACGCGCGGCCCGGCCATGAGTATCTGGGGCTGTCGAGTGGGTTGGATTTTGAGACGACGATCTTGGCGAAGCTGGACGCGCCGGCGTTGCTGGAGCGTGAGTTGGACAAGGCGACGTGGCAGGGCGAGCCGATCGTGATGGCGGGCGTGACGGATGTGTATCAGCCGATCGAGGCGAAGCTGCGGCTGACGCGGGGGCTGCTTGAGGTGATGGCGCGGTGTCGGCAGCCGGTGAGTCTGATCACGAAGAACAAGCTGATCCTCCGCGATCTCGATCTGCTGATGGAACTGGCGAAGCATGATGCTGTGCACGCGGCGGTGAGTCTGACGACGCTGGATGCGACATTGGCGCAGCGGATGGAGCCGAGGGCGAGCCATCCGCGCGATCGGCTTGAGGCGATACGGCAACTCAGCGCGGCAGGCGTGCCGGTGACGGTGATGGCAGCGCCGATCATTCCCGGGCTGAACGATCGTGAGTTGCCCGCGCTGTTGAAGGCGGCGGCGGAGGCGGGCGCGACGTCGGCAGGGTATGTGCTGCTGCGGCTGCCGTACCAGATCAAGGCGCTGTTTCTCGATTGGCTCGCGCGGCATTACCCGCAGCGGGCGGGGAAAGTCGAGAGCTTCATTCGGCAAGCACGCGGCGGCGAGTTGTATGAGGCGACGCACGGCAAGCGCATGCGCGGTGAAGGGGCGATGGCGGAACAGATCGGCGACGTGTTCCGGCTATTCAGGCGGCGGTACGGGTTGACGGGACAGCGACACGCGCTGTCGAGCGATGCGTTTGTGCGCCCGAACCGCGATGGGCAGATGTCGCTGTTTTGACGTTTAGCGCACGCTGTCCACGACGCGGCTTTGCGCGCTCCGCGCCACCGCGTGGGCGCGGGGGCTAAGCCGTTGATGCGATCACACGTCGAGGTTCTTCACGTCCAGCGCGTGCTCTTCGATGTACTTGCGGCGGGGTTCGACTTCCTCGCCCATGAGAATGCTGAACAGCTTTTCGGCTTCGCTGGCGGCGTCCCAGGTGACGCGGAGCAGGACGCGATTTTCGGGGTTCATGGTCGTGTCCCAGAGCTGGTCGGGGTCCATTTCGCCCAAGCCCTTGAAGCGTTTGATCTCCATGCCGCGCTTGCCAGCGTCGAGCACCATCGGGACGAAGTCAGCCAGGTTGACGACCGCGTCAATGTGGGGGTTGCCTTTGAGGTCGATGGTGTGCAGTTCGAAGCGGGTGGGTTCGAGTTCGCCGGTGACGGATTCTTTGCGTCCGATGGTGTAGTCGTCGGCGGAGAGGCCGACCTCATCGAGACGGGCGAGCAGTTGTTCGAGCGGTTTGACCTCGTGCAACTCGTGGCGGACGGTGCGGCGGGCGGGGGCGGGTGTTGCATTGCCGTTGGATGATTGGCCGTTGGCCGATTCGCCTGTGACACGGTCGAGTTCGGGGTCGGCTTCGTTGAGGCCATGCTTTGCGCGGAAGGCGTCTTCGTCCTGTTCGGACCAGAAGAAGTAGTCGCCGCCGACTTCGGTAAATTCGAGGCTGTGGGGGACGGCGAGGTGGATGCGGGGGAAGCGGCGTTCGCCCTTGGGGTCGTTCTCGCGGAGGGTGAGCAGGTGCCCAAACACGACGCCGCGGCGTTCGAGGGTGTGCACGAGGTCATTGACGCGTTCGAGGGTTTTGAAGAGGGCGAGCAGTTTTTCGCCGGTGATGCGCTGCTCTTCCGTGCGATCTTCGCGGAAGGCGATCAGCGCGGCCTGGTCGAGGCCGAGCTCGGTGAGCACGTTCTTCATCGTCTTTTCGTTGAGGACGAACTCGCTCTTCTTGCCGCGGGCGATCTGGTAGAGCGGCGGCTGGGCGATGAAGATGCGGTTCTGGCGAATCAGGTCGGGCATCTGGCGGAAGAAGAATGTCAGCAGCAGCGTTCGGATGTGGCTGCCGTCGACGTCGGCGTCGGTCATGATGATGACCTTGCCATAGCGGAGCTTGTCGGGGTTGAAGTCGTCGGCACCGATGCCGCAGTTCAGCGCCTGGATGATGACGCGGATTTCCTCGAAGCCGAGGATCTTGTCGAGGCGGGCCTTTTCGACGTTGAGGATTTTACCCTTGAGCGGCAGGATGGCCTGCGTGCGGTGGTCGCGGCCGGCCTTGGCGGAGCCGCCGGCGGAGTCACCTTCGACGAGGTAGATTTCGGAGTTGGCGATGTCTTTGCTGGTGCAGTCGTAGAGTTTGCCGGGCAGTCCGCCGGCGTCGAGGGCGCCCTTGCGGCGGGTGAGCTCGCGGGCCTTGCGTGCCGCTTCGCGGGCTTGCGCGGCCATGACGCCTTTCTGGACGACGCGCTTCGCGTCGTTGGGATGCTCTTCCAGCCAGGCGGTGAGGCGTTGTCCGACGCTGGTGTTGACGAAGCCTTCGACCTCGGCGTTGCCGAGCTTGGTTTTGGTCTGGCCTTCGAATTGCGGGTCGGAGACTTTGACGGAGACGATGGCGACGAGGCCTTCGCGCAGGTCGTCGCCGGTGGGTGCGGAGTCGCCCTTGAGCAGGTTGGTGTTGCGGGCGTAGGAGTTGAGTGTGCGGGTGAGGGCGGTCTTGAAGCCGGAGAGGTGCGTGCCGCCTTCGACGGTGTTGATGTTGTTGGCGAAGGTCAGCAGCGTTTCGTTGTAGGAGTCGTTGTATTGCAGGGCGATTTCGACGACGAGGCCTTGTGCTTCGTCATCGACGCGGAAGTAGATCGGGTCCTGGTGGATGACGTTCTTGCCGTCGCTGAGGGCTTTGACGAACGCGGCGATGCCTTCGGGATAGTGGAAGGTTTCGGTTTTGTTGGTCGCTTCGTTTTCGAGGGTGATGGTCAGGCCGGGGTTGAGGTAGGCCAGTTCACGGAAACGGGTGACGAGGGTGTCGTAGCGGAAGGTGATGTCGGGGAAGACTTCGTTGTCTGGCTTGAAGGTGACTTTCGTGCCGGTTTTCGTGCGTTCGCCGATGACGTGAAGTTCTTCGGAGACTTTGCCGCGTTCGAAGCTCATGGCGTAGAGCTTGCCGGCGCGAGCGATTTCGATTTCGACGTATTCGGAGAGGGCATTGACGACGGACGCGCCGACGCCGTGCAGGCCGCCTGAGGTTTTGTAGGCGTCGTGGTCGAACTTGCCGCCGGCGTGCAGGACGGTGAAGACGATTTCGACGGTGGGTCGGCCGTTGAGGTTGGGGTTGGAATGCGAGTAGGGGCCGACGGGGATGCCGGAGCCGTCGTCGGTGATGGAGCATGAGCCGTCGGCGTTGAGCTTGACGGCGATGGCGTTACAGCGGTTGGCCATGTGCTCGTCGATGGCGTTGTCGGCGATCTCGTAGACGAGGTGATGGAGGCCGCGGGCGGTGGTGTCGCCGATGTACATGCCGGGGCGTTTGCGGACGGCGTCGAGGCCTTCGAGAACCTTGATGCTGGACTCGGAGTAGTTGTGGCCGTCGGCGTTGATGGCGGGTGCGGCTTGGGGGGTCGTATTGGTGTCTTGGGAGGGCCGGTCTTCCATGCGTGAGGCTGCCTCTGCCGCGTGATTTGCGGGGAAATTGGTTGGATGCCCGGCCGAAAAGACGCGGTCTGACCCGGCCAGGCCAAGACAGGTATTTTAGCCGAAAAAGGGGTGTTTCGCCACTCGCGAGATGGGCTGAGCAGGGGGGCACCCACGGATGGAATCCGTGGACTTCGATTGCAGGGCGCCGTGGTTGATGGGGGGATTCGTGTTAAACGGAGGCGGCACGCCAGATTCGAGCCTGGCGGGGGGGGAGGGTGAGGGTGCTGGTGGGTTTGGCGGCGGCGAGTTCCTGCCAGGGACCGGGCGGGAGCTTGAGGGTGGCGGGGGCGAGGTCGACCGCTGTGTCGGCGAAATTGGCGAGCACGAGGTAGCGGTGGTTGTCGAGGCCGCGGAGGAACACGCCGCGCAGCCGATGGCCGTCGGCGTCGTGCTGGATGGTGCGGTCGATGTGGCGGTCGGCGAAGAGGCGGGTGGCGGCGGCGTCGACGCTGGCGAGGGCGGCCCAGCCGACGTCGAGCATGACGCTGTCAGGGCTGAAGGACTGGGTGGCGGTCTGGCAGTGCCAGTTGAACTGCTCGACGTGCAGCGAGCGGAGGTAGGGGAGGCTGCCGGCTTGCGGTTGAGCGAATCGGCGGAGGGTGAGGCTGTTTGCGCCGTAGAGGCCGACGACGCCGAGGCGATCGTCGATGTTGGCCCATCGGCTGTTGAGCGATTCTTCGGCGTCGCGTTTCGGCGGGCTTTGGAGCGTGCTCTGGCCGACGGCGGTGGTGAGGCGACGTTGGCGGTCGTTGTATAGGTCGTTGATCAGTTGGAGGCCGAGGCCGCGGACCTCGGCGGCGAAGGCTCGCTTGTCGCAGGTGCGGGCGTACTGGAGGCCGACGAGGGTGTGGCCGTCGGGCAGTGCGGCGAAGGCGAGGTCGTGGTCGGCGAGGTCACTGCCTTGCCAGCCGTCTTTGAGGGTGAGGTTGACGCCTTCGCGGACGCGAGCGAGGGTGGCGAAGCCGGCGTCGTAGGGTTGGATGTGGTGGGCGGTGGTTTTGCGATAATTGGCGGAGCCGGCGGTGATGTTGTCGTCATCGCCGACGAATCGGATTCGGCCGGTGAGGTTGTATTGCCAATCGGACATGGCGCCGTCGTCGGGCGGCTGGCAGATGGCTTGCGTGCCGGAGTGGGCATGCCATGCGACGGAGGCGAATCGGGTGGGGCTGCGGTGGACGGCGTCGCCGTGCTCGGGCTCATGCCACGTGCCTGCGAGCGAGGCTTCGTAGCCGGGGTCGGCGAGTTCGCGCTGCGGCTGAGTCGGTTGGGTGAGCGGGGCGTAGGCGATGAGCTGGCTGAGTGCGCAGGCGCGGTCGGATTCGAGGCGGGTGTAGTAGTAGGGGCTGGCCTGGGCGAGGTGAGCGAGGCGTTTGCCGTAGAACGAGCCGTCGTCGTTGTCGTCGGCTTCGCGCTGTATGAGCTGGATCTGTGCGTCGAGCAGCGCGGCGGCGTAGGGCTCGTCGAAGCATTCGGCGGCGTAGAGCAGGGTGGGGACAAGGAATTCCTGGCAGTAGGCATAGCGGACGCGGCTGTCGCCGCCGATGCGGGCGAGTCGGCCGTCGGCGAAGACGAGCTTGCGGACGACCTGCCAGAGTTCGCGTTGTCGGTGGTGGAGGCTTTCGGGCGTGGGCTTGCCGAGCGTCTTGAAATCGAAGTGGAGCATGGCCGCGTTGGACTGGCAGATGACCATGTAGCCGACGTTGGAGTAGCCGTGGTGGTCGAGGGCGTAGTGGTCGAAGAAGCTTGCGCCGACGAAGCGGTCGCGGACGGGCTTGCCGGCGACGATGGTTTCGTTGTGCTCGTCGGCGGCGATGCTGACGCCGTTGATGAGAAACTGGTGGGCGCGCTCGCGGAAGGCGTCGGCGTCGGGCAGGTCGGGGTAAAGCTCGGCGACACGCCAGAGGAAGCAGCCGTTCCAGATGTTCGACTCCGGGTCGTTCATGCCGGTGTGAGCCCAGCGGTGGGCGCAGATGCCTTTGTGTTTGCCTCGGCCGTAGTCGTTCAGCAGGTAGTCGGCTTCGCTGAGCAGGACGCGGCGCCATGCGGCGCGGTCGGCGTCGGTGAGGTGCGGTTCGAGGGCGGGCATGACGTGCATCATGCGTTCGATGGCGAGGGCGGTGATCCAGGTCTGGCCCCATCGGTTGCCGTCGGTGAGGGTGACGTCGGGGTAGTCGCCGGGCTCGTTTTCGCTGGCTTTGTGGCTGGCGAGCGTGAAGCGAAAGGCGGCGAGGGCACGTTGGAGGGCACGGTCGCGTTTGATGTGTGCGGGGGTGTCGTCGGCGTTGGCGAGGGTGGCCATGGCGGCGACGTACTTGAGGTTGGTGTGGAGGCCCCAGTGGTTGTAGCCCGTGCCGTAGCAGCCGAGGTCGGGCTGGTCGGGGATGTCGTACCACCATTTTTCGCTGGCCTGTGCCCAGCGTGCGAGCAGGCGGAAGGCGGGTTCAAGGTTGAAGGCGGCGGTGCGATTGGCGTCGGCGTTGGACTGGGTCATGCGGAGAGCTCTGCGGAATCGAGCCAGAGGGTGACGGGCCCGTCGTTATGGATTTCCACGTCCATCATGGCGGCAAATCGGCCGGTTGCAACATGGCGGACGCCGAGGGCTTTGAGGCGTTCGGCGAAATAATCGACGAGCGGCTCGGCGTCGGCGGGGTCTGCGGCGTGGATGAAGCTGGGGCGTCGGCCTTTGCGGGCGTCACCAAAGAGGGTGAACTGTGAGACGACGAGGGCGTCGCCGACGACGTCGAGGAGGGAGCGGTCGAATCGGCCGCGGTCATCGGGGAACAGGCGGAGGTTGACGATTTTCTCGGCGAGGCGGTCGGCCTCGGCGCGGGTGTCGCCCTGGCCGACGCCGACGAGCAGGACGTAGCCTAGGCTGATCTGGCCGAGGGTGTCGCCGTCGACGGTGACCGACCCTTGGCTGACGCGTTGGAGCAGGACACGCATGGGGGAGGCTCGGGAGCGAGGTGACGGTTGGGGATGGAGCGCGCCCGTTGTGGGGGGGCGGGCGCGCTCCGCTGCGCTTCGCGGCTAAGTTGGCGTGCGTTCGTTCGTGTGCAAACTGTGGTTCCGGTCGCGTCGGCCGGGTCAGTTGGAGACGCGGCTGAGGTAGTCGCCCGCTTCGGTGTTGACGCGGATGACGTCGCCGATGTTGATGAAGGCGGGGACCTTGGTTTTCAGGCCGGTTTCGAGCGTGGCTTCTTTGAGCTGGTTGGTGACGGTCGCGCCTTTGATGCCCGGGGGCGTGTCGGTGACTTCAAGGTCGACGGCGGCGGGGAGGTCGACGCTGATGACGTTGCCGTTGTAGACCAGGCCGGTGATCTGGCTGTTGGGCTTGACGTAGAGGAGGCTGTCGCCGAGCACGTCGGTGGGGATGGTGTGCTGCTCGTAGGACTCGTTGTCCATGAACACGGCGCCGGTGGCGTCGGAGTAGAGGTACTCCATGTCGCGTTTGTCGAGGTTGATCTGGTCGACGTCTTCGCTGGAGCGGAAGCGTTTTTCGATGGTGCCGCCGGAGACGAGGTTTTTGAGCTTGACCTGGGCGTAGGCGGGGCCTTTGCCGGGCTTGACGTGGTCGTAGCTGGTGACGAGGAAGATCTGGCCGTCCATGTTGATGGCCATGCCGGGGCGTAGGTCCTGGGACTTCACGATAGCTGCTCCTGAGGGCGTTGTGGTGTTTCTTCGGATGGTGATGACGATTCAGCGAGCCGGGCATTATCGCGGAATCGGGGAGAATTATCAAAAATCAGATTGCCGCCCCTTGATCCGGGGGATGTGGCATGGAAAATCCCCGCGAGGCGTCGCAGTTCAAGAAGCTTGCGAGCCGTTGGGGTCGGGCGTTCAGGCGTGGGCGCATGATGCGGGGTAGATGCGGGACATGCTTAATAATGTTCGCCCGCTGACAAGGCGTGAACTGACGTTGCTGTTGCTGATCGTTTTCGCAGGCGTGGGCTTGCGTGCGGTGCATATGCCGCAGACCCGGTTGTGGGTCGACGAGGCGGAGTCGGCGATCAACGCGTTGACGATTCTCGAGCACGGCTACCCGGTCGATACGTATCAGGGCCTGCCGAAGTATGAGAACGTGCTGATTCGGCCGTGGGAGGATCATCCGGAGTACGAGTTTCGGGATGTGAGTTACTCCAGCCGGGGTGTGCCGGTGTATCACGCCTGGCTGCCGATGTATGCGATGGCGGGCAGTATGAAGGCGATGGGCGTTCGGCCGGACCCGGTGCACGAGACGCCGCGCGTGCTGCATTCGGCGGATGACATGCGATTGCGCACCGTCGCGGCGCGGCTGCCGGGGCTGGTGTTCTCGGCGGTGTTTTTGTTTTGCATGTTTCAGCTTGGCCGACGGATGGGCGGCGAGGCGGCGGGGTGGGCGGCGCTGGTGATCTGCGCGTTTGCCGCGACGAACGTTTATCTGGGTGTGCAGGCGAGGTACTACTCGGCGACGCTGGCGTTCACGGCGATGAGCCTGTTGTGCTTGTGGCTTGTTCTGCATCGTGGGCGCTGGCGTGATTTCGCACTGGCGGGGTTGGCGTTGAGTCTGCTGTTTCATACGCACATTCTCTCGGCGTTCATCGCGGCGGTGATGTTCGCGGTGACGTCGCCGTGGATGCTTCGACATGAACGTGTGCTGGCGAAGCTTGTGCTCTGCGGTGGGATGCTGACGGTCGCGGCGCTGCCTTGGATTGTGCTCACCGATTTTCTCGGCACGGCCACGGGGCTGCCGAGGGCACGGGAGTTGATGGACCTGCCGCGCGATCTGTTCGCGTTTCCGCTCGATCGGCCGTTGGTTTTTTCGGTGTTGATGTTCGGGCTGTTGGCGGCGGTGGCGAGTTGGTTGCTGCGTCATCGGCTGCCGTTGCGGTTTCTTGAGCCGTTTCATCGGAGCATGCCCGCGTACATGCTGTTGGCGGTGTGGAGCGTGACGGCGTATCTGGCGTTTACTTTGTTGATTCCCGCAGCAAGTTATTTCACGCAGCGACTGTCGTTGATGTTGCAGGTGCCGGTGTTCCTGTTGATGGCGATGGTTTTTGTGCACATGGCGGCGATGATCGTGCCGCGTTATGCGGGGTTGTTGGCGTGTGCGGGGCTGTTGCTGCTGTTGGCGACGACGGATCGCCTGGCGTTGCCGCATGAAGCATGGGGAAAGAATTCGGGGCCGATGGCGGCGCTGGTAAATCGGCTGAGCCTGGAGACGTTCGAGCCTGGCACGCGGATTTATTCGACGCCGAACAGTCACTTTGTTGTGGCGTATTACACGGGTTTGCCGGTGCAGAGCGTGGCGCCGGTGCGGCGGTCTTTTTTGAATGAGTATGACGGGCCGATCGTGCTCGTGGAGTTTACGGACGTGCCCCCGCGGCCGCGCGAGCGCGTGCTGGAACGCGATGCCGAGTCGGCAGGGCGTTCGCTTTCAAGCGACGAAATTGATCAGGCGATACGACAGATTCAGATTCATTTGATGCGCGATCAATGGGCGTCGCGGGTTGGCGAACTTGGCCCGCAGCTTGACCCGCCGCCTGAGTGGTTGAATGCCAGCGTGGAAGACGTGCGGCGACGGTGGGACCTGAACATTCGGCGCGACACGCGCCGGTATAGCCACGTGCTCGTGTTCCGCGGCTACACGGTTCGGCATTACCCGGACTGGTGGCAGACGTTTTTCTATCGGTTCGTCGAGCCGGAGCAGCGGATGGGGGAGAACGTCAACTATGCCGAGCGTATCCGTCACGGGCGTTCGATCATGATGCCGCACGTTGGATGCGTGCTGCATCTGGCTGACCAGCCTGTGCCCGAGGCCCGGCTCGCGGCGGACGACGTGAATGATGAATAACGAGTCGGTCGGCCGGATGCGTTTGCAGACAAGTTCGAAAACACCACGAAATGAAAATGGAGTTTTAACATGGTGGCGACGACAGTCACACGGAAGCAGACCGGTCAGCACGATACAGACGTCGACAACGAGCAGGGGAAAGACGCCGTGGAACTGTCGATTGTGATGCCTTGCCTGAACGAATCGCGGACGCTGCCGGTGTGCATCGGCAAGGCGCAGCGGTTCATGGCGGAGTATGGCGTGGTGGGCGAGATCGTCGTCGCGGACAACGGCAGTACGGACGGCTCGCAGAAGCTCGCGGCCGATCTGGGGGCGCGCGTGGTGCATGTGAAAGCGAAGGGCTACGGCGCGGCGCTGGCGGGGGGGATCGAAGCGGCGCGGGGGGAGTACGTCATCATGGGCGACAGCGATGACAGCTACGACTTTTCCGCGCTTGCGCCATTCGTGGGCGAGTTGCGGCAAGGGTATGACCTGGTGATGGGCAACCGCTTTGCCGGGGGTATTGCGGATCGAGCGATGCCGCCGATGCATCGCTACTTCGGCAACCCGGTGCTGAGCTTCATCGGCAGGCTGTTTTTCAAAAGTCGATGCGGTGATTTTTACTGCGGTCTGCGGGGGTTTCGCAAAGATGCTTACGAGCGGATGAAGCTTCAGTCGTCGGGGATGGAGTTTGCACTGGAGATGCTGGTTAAGGCGACGATGTTCGGCATGAAGGTGACGGAAGTGCCGACGACGCTTTCGCCTGACGGTCGAGGGCGCGAGCCGCACCT harbors:
- a CDS encoding glycosyltransferase family 2 protein, with amino-acid sequence MVATTVTRKQTGQHDTDVDNEQGKDAVELSIVMPCLNESRTLPVCIGKAQRFMAEYGVVGEIVVADNGSTDGSQKLAADLGARVVHVKAKGYGAALAGGIEAARGEYVIMGDSDDSYDFSALAPFVGELRQGYDLVMGNRFAGGIADRAMPPMHRYFGNPVLSFIGRLFFKSRCGDFYCGLRGFRKDAYERMKLQSSGMEFALEMLVKATMFGMKVTEVPTTLSPDGRGREPHLRRWRDGWRSLRFYLLFSPRWLFWYPGLALIVFGLAMAAWLAPGSRSVLGVTLDLTTLVFAAAAVMVGGQAVLFGVFAKMLAIRMGLHPPNPRLEQRLGRATLEGGLIVGGGLIVLGVIGAAVVTGQWFVSGFGDMDPTQTLRLAIPATLAAVLGMQLSFAAFYLGFIDVVGRGRAG